The nucleotide sequence GCGCGGGTTCAGGCTGTTGCTGCGGGTTGAGCAACTGCACCGACAGCGCGCTCATGCCATAGGCTTCGCCAAAGAAATTATGCCGGAGGCTGGGATCGAACTGTAAGCGGCCTTCTTCGTTGTGGCTAAAGGTGCCAATTCCGTCCAGTTCAAAGCGGCCGGTGGTTTCTATCTGCTGGCGCAGCTCGCTGACGAACAGGCCGATATGGCGCTGGGCCCCCTCGCGGGTAACCGGCTCGTGCAGCATAATATAATTCGCCAGAATGCCGTCGTCGAGCCGCAGGGCCTCGTTAAACGCAACGCGCTTGCGTGGGGGGAGGTACAGGCCACTGGTTTCCGTGAAAGAAGCCGGTTGGTAGTGCGTTAGAAAAGCGCCCAGTTCGGGGACCACTACGCAGTCATACTGATACAGCAACTTTTTAAGGTAGTCATTTACGGAAGCCATAGTCTGGATCGGTGGCGGATTAAAACGAATAACTGATTCCTCCGAGAAAGTTAAGCCCTTGGACCTGATAATACAAATAGCGCTGGTAGTTCTGACTAAAGATATTATTTAACGACACGAACGCTGAAACCTGCTTTCCTAGGAAATAGTCAATTTTCAGGTTCGCGTCGTAGATGGGTTTTAAGGTGTAGGTTACGTTAGACGTAAAGTTTTTATTTTTTATCCCCTCATAAAAATACAAATCGGCCGTAACGAATAATTTTTTATTCAGAATGTATGAATTCGTCCAGGTACCGGCCAGTCGCGGACGGCCCCAGGCCTCTTCGAGCCGATCCAGACCATAGCGGAAGAAGTCGGCTTTAAGTGTCGAGCGAAACTTATCTTTCTGCGCGTACCCGATCTGCCCCGAAATTGTCAATACCTGCGATACCCCCCCGTCGTATAAAACAAAGAATTTTGTGGTGTCCGGGATGGTGTTGTTAAAGGTAGAGAAGTTCCGGTAGCGGGCAAAGGAAACTTTCCCTTCGTAGGCGAACCCTCCGCCCAGGTTTCCTTTCGATCCACCGTAAATATCCATCAACTTAACAGTGTTAGCTAAAACGACCTGGGGCGCAAGCCATTTATTCTCAAGGAGTAAGGAGCGGAGCGTGTTCCGATTAATATCGCCGTCAATGCCCGCAAAAAAGTGAATATTGCTCACGGGAACCACATCAATATCAAGAACCGGAAAGGCCCTGGTGTCGTTAATGCCCTGCCGACGGTCGGTCTGGTTAACGGCGTTGATCCCGGCGGTTACGGTCAAGAACGACGACGCGTACTTAAAGGTTGGCTTCACCCGAAACAGGTTCCGGTTGTCCACCAGGCTACCATCCGAACGCTGGGTAACGTAGGCATCGGCTGCCACCAGAGCAAAGACGTTGTCAGTAATTCCCAGCGAACCATTGAAGTTGGTAGCCCAGTCGGTTTCGGCCGCGTTGAAGCGGTCGCGCAGGGACGTAATGCCGGTGCGGAGCGAATAGTCGATCGCGTTTTCAGTGTTGGCGTTTTCAATACCCACCCGGAAGTTGATGGTATTGAGCCGTTGTTTGATCAGTTCCGGATTAAACCCGGTCTCGGCTGCGTATTCCCGGCTGTAGCCATAGAAGTTATAGGTGTTGCGATCAAAGCCCAGGTCGCCCTGAAGCTTGAAAGCGTCGGTCAGCAGCTTGCCTGTCACCCGCACCCGCGTGTCGCTCTGCGCCGAATTCTTACCGTCGACCGGCCCAATGGCGGAAGACAGGTGGCGTACCGATCCTTCCAACGCTACGTTCGACAGGTTGTTGATACCCACGAACCCTTCGCCAAGAAACGAACTGTAGTTCCCCGCGCCCAGTTTTACGTAATTGTTGTAGGCGGGCGTGGCGTCGGGCTGGGTCGTGCTGGGCGGAAGCACCGTCGTGTTGATGCGCGGGTCGCCCACGGTTAGTTTACGATCTTCGAACTCGTAGGTGAGCTTCCGCTGCTCAGCGGAAGGTTTAACCGACGGAATCTTGTTGAACAGCCGGTTGGCGGGCGGCAGTTCAATCTTTCGGCTCTTCTCGACGGTAATTTCCTGATTGTCGATTTCGCCCTCCCGGGTGGGACGCGTCGGGCGCGGCTGTTGCTGGGCAAAGAGCGCCGTGGAGAGAAGCAGAAGCAGAAGGGTATATGAAGGACGTCTGATCATGATGGGAACAGGATGAGCGATGACGGGAAAAGAGGGCGAAACCGGCGATAACACCTTGCCAATCAGCCCTTTTCCGCCGTCGCTCTTCATAATTAGTTTTTCGATTCGAGACCCGCCAGCTTTTGTTTGGCTTCGGCGATAATGGTTTCGTTGGTCGAGTTTTCAATGATGGAATTCAGGACGGCTTTAGCCTGTGCCAGTTCGTCCAGGGCAACGTTGTTATCGGCGACCAGAATGAAGGCTTTGCCTTTCCAGTATTCAAAATCCGCGAACTGCTCATTGAATTTGAGCAGCGTCGCCACCGATTCCTTGTATTTTTTCTGTCGGTAGAGTATATCACCAAGGTAATACTGTGCTTCGGCACCGTTCACGTCTTTAGCCAGGGCAATTGTCTTATCGAATTCAGCCTGCGCCGTTTTGTAATCGCCTTTGGCGAAGGCCACCTTACCCAGCATCAGCTGCGCCCGGTTCTGAGCACCCGGTACCACGTTTCCGGCCGCTATAACCTCCCGGGCGATAATGGCCGCCGAGTCGGGTTTGGGGACGATGAAATACGTATCCATCAGGCCCAGCTGCGCCGTTACCTGCGCGGCTTTGTCGTTGGCGCGGTTGATAATGAACTGGTAATTCCGAATAGCGCGTGGGTAATTCTTCTGCTGGGCTTCCAGTTCAGCAGCACGCGTGGCAGCCCGTACCAGATAATCGGACCGGTTGTCGGCGATGATCAGGTTGTAATAGCGCAGGGCGTTCGTGGGGTCACTGGTCAAACGGTACGATTCGGCCAGATAATAGCGGGCCTCGTTGGTATTCGGACTGGCCGGGTATTCCTGCATGAACGCTATCAGGGACTGAATGGCCTGCGGGTATTTCTCGTTAAAGAAAATGTTCTTGGCATTTTCGAACTGCACCCGTTCCACGTCCGTACTGCCGGGGTTGCCCTTTTTATACTGCCCCAGTACCTGCGAAAACTCTTCCGGCCGACCGGCGTCATTCAGCGTGTTCTGGATACCCAGCAGGGCACTCTGCGCCTGATCCGAATCACCGTAATTGTCCAGAATCCGTTTGTAATCAGCTACGGCGGGGTCGTACTGCTGCAGGTTCCCGTAAGCAATGGCCCGTTTCAGCAGGGCCGCCGGCACGAGGGTGCTGTTAGGCTTATCCTGGATCAGCTTCGTAAAGCCCCGGATAGCCACCTGATAGGCGCCCTTCTCAAAATCAACGTTAGCTGTCTGAAACAAGGCCTCATCGACAAACCGTGAGTTGGGATATTGTCGCTGCACCTGATCGAACTGGGCTTTGGCTTCGGCGTCGCGACCGACGTAACTTAGGATCACCGCTTTCTGGTAGGATGCGTAATCCTTGTCCGGGGCGTTCTGAGCGATGGCCTGGTCATAATACCGCATCGCGTTCTCGTACTGCTTGTTGGCAAAATACGTATCGGCCAGTCGGATGGTGGCATCCAGGAGCTGCGCCCGGTCGGCCGAACTGGCCCCCCGGCTCACAAAATCGCGGAAATACGGCAGGGCGCGGTTGTAATCTTTCTTGTTATAATAGGCATAGCCCAGGGCGTACAGACTGCGGGTGGCGTACTCGCCGGCGTTACTTTTGGCAATGCTGGCGTAGAGCGGGATGGCCGTATCGTACTGTCGGCCAGCCGAATAGGCTTCGGCTTTCCAGAACTGGGCGGCCTGCTGCATCTCGGGGTCGACCGGATACCGCAGCGATTTGTCGAGGTTGGCGACGGCCTGCGGGTAGCGCTCGGCGTTAAAATCGTTGACGCCCTGGTTATAGGTCAGGCGCTGGTAGGTCGCGTTGATTTTCGGGGTCCGTCGCTTCAGCCCCTCGATATAGGCGATGGCAGCCGGGTAATTATTTGAAGCGAAATACGCTTCGCCGACCAGCTCGTTCGCTTCGTTCTCAAACTTGCTGTCGGGGTATTGTTTCAGGAAAGTCGTCAGTTCTTTAACGGCTTCGGCGCCGTTGTTCTGGTCAACCAGCAGTTTGGCGTGATTGAAGCGGGCTTCCTCCTGAATCTCGCGGCTGAACGACAGACGACCGGCCTGGTCAAAGGCCGTCAGGGCATAGGTAGGGTTCTGCGTCTGCAAATAACTCACCCCCAGCGTATAGGCAGCATACTGCGCCGTGGTATCCTTGCCACTAGCCAGCGGCTTGAGCTGCGTAATGGCATCGTTGTAAGACCCCGTGCGGAAGAGCGACTGCCCATACCGAAACTTAACGGCTCCCGGCGCTTTCGTGCCCGTCGCGTTAATATACTGCCGGTAAAAGGGAATAGCGCGGGCGAACTGATTCTGCTGGTAATACACTTCAGCCGTAAACAGGGCGACTTCGTTCAGGCCCCGGCCGTTATTCCGCCGAAGCAGCGGCTCGGTATAGGCGAGCAGGTCGTCGAACCGGTGTTGGCGATACAGCGCCTGGGCAATCCAGTTGGGCACCTCGTTCTGGTAGGTCGGGTTGTTCTCCACCCGCCGGAAATCCGCTACGGACTCGTTGTAGTTACGGTTGCGGAAATTGATCACCCCCGCATAATAGGACGCAGCCGGCGCATCGGCCGAATTCGGGTCGAGCTTGACTTCATTCAGCAGGGGCAGGGCCCGCTGCAGATCCTGCGTATTGTAATACGCGAGCGCCAGCTGGTATTTATAGGCGGTCTGGCGGGCGCTGCTGCCCCCCTGGGCCACAGCCTTCTCCAGGAACCCGATGGCTTTCGCGTAATCCTGTCGGGTGTAATAATACGTGCCCAAATCGCCGTATAACTGCCCGGCTTTGGGATGCTGGCTGTGATTCTTGACAAACCGGTCCACGAGTACTTCCGCTCCGGGCTCATCGATATACAGACTCGTCAGGGCAATATAGTATTCGGCTTCAACGGTGTTCTGATCATTGGTATTCAGCAGCGTCCGCGTGCCATCGCCCCGGCGGGGTTCGAGATACTGGCGGAATTCATAACGGGAAGCCGCATAGTTATTCTTTTCGAACAGTTCGAGGCCGTTGCGGTAGTGATAGTCAGGTTCGGAATGACTCTGGGTGCGCTGGGCCGAAGCCGACAGTGCCGTAAGTAGCCCAAGGGTCAGAAACAGCAGCCAGTTGCCGGGAACCGGGAGGAACTGAGGTTGACCTGGTTGGGATTGGGAATAGGGCATAAACAAAATCAACGGTTGTGAATGCTTGGAATGCGTCGTAGTTTCGCCGACAAATTGGCAAATTACCATCCAAATCTGGACAAAAAACGAAGGTATTTCTGTTTCCGTATGAAAAAAAACACCCAGCTGCTGTATTTACTTACTGTCTGGACTCTTTTTGCTCCGCTCAACGTTTTTGCTGCCCGTAACCCTGCTGACGATATCGACCCATCGGCGGCTTCGCCCACGATTACTTATCTGCTGGCCATGCCGGAGCCGCAGACCCATTATTTTGACGTAGAAATGCAGCTCAGAAATATAGCTGCCGTCACCCAGGCGAAAAAAAATGGGTACGTCGATATCAAGATGCCGGTCTGGACGCCGGGGTCGTATCTGATCCGGGAATACGCTAAAAATGTAGAAGCCTTTACGGCAACGGCCAGTGGGAAACCCGTGCCGAGCGAGAAGATCCGTAAAAACGCCTGGCGTATTTATTCCGGCGACGACAACCTGACGATTCGTTACCGCGTGTACGCCAACGAACTGACCGTCCGGACGAGTTTCGTCGATAGTGATCATGGTTACGTGACGCCCGCCAGCATGTTCATGTTTCACGACGCCCTGAAGAACCAGCCCCATCGGGTAGTGGTGCAGCCCTATAAAGACTGGAAGAAAGTGGCGACGGGTCTGAAGCCGGTAGCGGGCCAGAATTTTACCTACGAAGCCGCCGACTACGATATCCTGGTCGACTCACCCATTGAAATCGGGAATCACGAAACGTTTCAGTTTACGGCCTCCGGTATTCCGCATACGGTGGCCATGTTTGGCGAGGTAGAGTATAACCCTCAGCGCCTGGCTGCCGATTACAAACGCGTCTGCGAAACAGCCGCGTCGGTCGTGGGGGAGCACCCCTGTCAGGATTATCTGTTCATTGTCCACCACATTCCGCCGGGCGGGGGCGGTCTGGAGCATCTGAACTCCACAACGCTTGAAACCACGCGCTATGCTTATGCCACCGAATCCAATTACAAAGGGTTTCTGACGCTGGTGGCCCATGAATACTTTCATCTCTGGAACGTAAAACGCATCCGGCCCATCGCGCTGGGACCGTTTGACTACGAGAATGAGAACTACACGCATATGCTCTGGCTATCGGAGGGCTGTACCTCGTTCTACGAAGATTATATCCTGCGCCGGGCGGGTTTTCATACGCCGGAGGCTTACCTGGGCATCGTCGCCAACGACATCACCCAGATTGAAAATCAGCCGGGAGTCCGGCTGCAGTCAGCAGCCGAGTCGAGCTGGGACGCGTGGATCAAAGGGTACCGACCGAACGAAAACTCGGCCAACACGACCATTTCGTACTACAGCAAAGGCTCCGTGCTGGGTTCGTTGCTGAACCTGGCCATTCTGGCGGGCAGCAACGGCGAGCGGAACCTGGACGATCTGATGCGGTATCTGTATACCGAGTATTACAAGAAGCAGAAGCGCGGCTTTACCGACGAAGAGTTCCGCCGGGCTGCCGAACAGACAGCCGGCCGCAAACTCGACGACTTTTTTACTGTCGGCGTCAACAGCGCAGCGCCGATCAACTATAACGCGTATTTCGAGCCGGTTGGCCTGCAACTGACCAACGTGGCTGCCCGGACCCAGGATGGGTTTTTAGGCGCCGGAACGACGGTTCAGAATGGCAAGTCCATCGTAACGAGCGTCCGTCGCGGATCGGCGGCCTATACCGACGGTCTGAACGTAGGCGACGAAATTATTTCCGTCGACAGCGTTCGTGTGGGCGACGATCTGCTGCGGCTCATCAGCGGTCGGCGCATTGGCGACAAACTGACTATTCTGGTTAACCGCGCCGGGCTGATTCGTAAGATTCCAGTTACCCTGACGGCCAACCCGCTGGTCAGCTACCGCCTGCAGCCGCTGCCGAATCAGACCCCGCAGCAGAAAGCCTTGTTTGAGAAATGGCTGTTTATTCAATAAGAGTTATAACCAGGTGTTAAATACAAGGGGGACCCTGATCAGCGTCCCCCTTGTATTTGAGCTAGGTTTCAGATG is from Spirosoma taeanense and encodes:
- a CDS encoding TonB-dependent receptor; the encoded protein is MIRRPSYTLLLLLLSTALFAQQQPRPTRPTREGEIDNQEITVEKSRKIELPPANRLFNKIPSVKPSAEQRKLTYEFEDRKLTVGDPRINTTVLPPSTTQPDATPAYNNYVKLGAGNYSSFLGEGFVGINNLSNVALEGSVRHLSSAIGPVDGKNSAQSDTRVRVTGKLLTDAFKLQGDLGFDRNTYNFYGYSREYAAETGFNPELIKQRLNTINFRVGIENANTENAIDYSLRTGITSLRDRFNAAETDWATNFNGSLGITDNVFALVAADAYVTQRSDGSLVDNRNLFRVKPTFKYASSFLTVTAGINAVNQTDRRQGINDTRAFPVLDIDVVPVSNIHFFAGIDGDINRNTLRSLLLENKWLAPQVVLANTVKLMDIYGGSKGNLGGGFAYEGKVSFARYRNFSTFNNTIPDTTKFFVLYDGGVSQVLTISGQIGYAQKDKFRSTLKADFFRYGLDRLEEAWGRPRLAGTWTNSYILNKKLFVTADLYFYEGIKNKNFTSNVTYTLKPIYDANLKIDYFLGKQVSAFVSLNNIFSQNYQRYLYYQVQGLNFLGGISYSF
- a CDS encoding tetratricopeptide repeat protein, with translation MPYSQSQPGQPQFLPVPGNWLLFLTLGLLTALSASAQRTQSHSEPDYHYRNGLELFEKNNYAASRYEFRQYLEPRRGDGTRTLLNTNDQNTVEAEYYIALTSLYIDEPGAEVLVDRFVKNHSQHPKAGQLYGDLGTYYYTRQDYAKAIGFLEKAVAQGGSSARQTAYKYQLALAYYNTQDLQRALPLLNEVKLDPNSADAPAASYYAGVINFRNRNYNESVADFRRVENNPTYQNEVPNWIAQALYRQHRFDDLLAYTEPLLRRNNGRGLNEVALFTAEVYYQQNQFARAIPFYRQYINATGTKAPGAVKFRYGQSLFRTGSYNDAITQLKPLASGKDTTAQYAAYTLGVSYLQTQNPTYALTAFDQAGRLSFSREIQEEARFNHAKLLVDQNNGAEAVKELTTFLKQYPDSKFENEANELVGEAYFASNNYPAAIAYIEGLKRRTPKINATYQRLTYNQGVNDFNAERYPQAVANLDKSLRYPVDPEMQQAAQFWKAEAYSAGRQYDTAIPLYASIAKSNAGEYATRSLYALGYAYYNKKDYNRALPYFRDFVSRGASSADRAQLLDATIRLADTYFANKQYENAMRYYDQAIAQNAPDKDYASYQKAVILSYVGRDAEAKAQFDQVQRQYPNSRFVDEALFQTANVDFEKGAYQVAIRGFTKLIQDKPNSTLVPAALLKRAIAYGNLQQYDPAVADYKRILDNYGDSDQAQSALLGIQNTLNDAGRPEEFSQVLGQYKKGNPGSTDVERVQFENAKNIFFNEKYPQAIQSLIAFMQEYPASPNTNEARYYLAESYRLTSDPTNALRYYNLIIADNRSDYLVRAATRAAELEAQQKNYPRAIRNYQFIINRANDKAAQVTAQLGLMDTYFIVPKPDSAAIIAREVIAAGNVVPGAQNRAQLMLGKVAFAKGDYKTAQAEFDKTIALAKDVNGAEAQYYLGDILYRQKKYKESVATLLKFNEQFADFEYWKGKAFILVADNNVALDELAQAKAVLNSIIENSTNETIIAEAKQKLAGLESKN
- a CDS encoding M61 family metallopeptidase codes for the protein MKKNTQLLYLLTVWTLFAPLNVFAARNPADDIDPSAASPTITYLLAMPEPQTHYFDVEMQLRNIAAVTQAKKNGYVDIKMPVWTPGSYLIREYAKNVEAFTATASGKPVPSEKIRKNAWRIYSGDDNLTIRYRVYANELTVRTSFVDSDHGYVTPASMFMFHDALKNQPHRVVVQPYKDWKKVATGLKPVAGQNFTYEAADYDILVDSPIEIGNHETFQFTASGIPHTVAMFGEVEYNPQRLAADYKRVCETAASVVGEHPCQDYLFIVHHIPPGGGGLEHLNSTTLETTRYAYATESNYKGFLTLVAHEYFHLWNVKRIRPIALGPFDYENENYTHMLWLSEGCTSFYEDYILRRAGFHTPEAYLGIVANDITQIENQPGVRLQSAAESSWDAWIKGYRPNENSANTTISYYSKGSVLGSLLNLAILAGSNGERNLDDLMRYLYTEYYKKQKRGFTDEEFRRAAEQTAGRKLDDFFTVGVNSAAPINYNAYFEPVGLQLTNVAARTQDGFLGAGTTVQNGKSIVTSVRRGSAAYTDGLNVGDEIISVDSVRVGDDLLRLISGRRIGDKLTILVNRAGLIRKIPVTLTANPLVSYRLQPLPNQTPQQKALFEKWLFIQ